A single Streptomyces sp. 2114.4 DNA region contains:
- a CDS encoding glycosyl hydrolase, which produces MTDVVLAVGTRKGLFIGRRRHGDWEVSGPHFSAQAVYSLAIDTRRATPRLLAGADSAHWGPSVFHSDDLGESWHEPSRPAVKYPAYTGTSLERVWQLHPAGPAAPDVVYAGTEPGGLFRSEDRGETFELVRALWDHPSRERWQPGGGGLAIHTVITDPRDADAVTVAVSAAGVFRTLDGGASWAPSNSGVKAVFLPDQHPEFGQCVHKIAQDPVHRDRLYLQNHWGVYRSDDAGVQWTDIGGGLPSDFGFAVAAHPHTGDVAYLFPITADIDRVPAGHRCRVYRTADAGDSWQALNEGLPDEDHYGTVLRDALSVDGADPAGVYFGNRNGELYASADDGDSWQQLAAHLPDVLCVRAAAVA; this is translated from the coding sequence ATGACTGACGTAGTACTCGCGGTGGGCACGCGCAAAGGGCTCTTCATCGGTCGCCGGCGGCACGGCGACTGGGAAGTGAGCGGTCCGCACTTCTCCGCGCAGGCGGTGTACTCCCTCGCGATCGACACCCGCCGCGCCACGCCCCGGCTGCTGGCCGGGGCCGACAGCGCGCACTGGGGCCCCTCGGTGTTCCACTCCGACGACCTGGGAGAAAGCTGGCACGAGCCCTCCCGCCCCGCGGTCAAGTACCCGGCGTACACCGGGACTTCACTGGAACGGGTGTGGCAGCTGCATCCGGCCGGCCCCGCCGCCCCCGATGTCGTCTATGCGGGCACCGAGCCCGGCGGCCTGTTCCGCTCCGAGGACCGCGGCGAGACCTTCGAGCTGGTGCGGGCGCTGTGGGACCACCCCAGCCGGGAGAGATGGCAGCCCGGCGGCGGTGGACTGGCGATTCATACGGTGATCACGGACCCGCGGGACGCCGATGCGGTCACCGTCGCCGTTTCCGCTGCCGGAGTGTTCCGGACCCTCGACGGGGGCGCCAGTTGGGCACCGTCGAACAGTGGCGTGAAGGCGGTCTTCCTGCCGGACCAGCATCCGGAGTTCGGCCAGTGCGTCCACAAGATCGCGCAGGACCCGGTGCACCGCGACCGGCTGTATCTGCAGAACCACTGGGGTGTCTACCGCAGCGACGACGCGGGCGTGCAGTGGACGGATATCGGCGGCGGGCTGCCCTCCGACTTCGGCTTCGCCGTGGCCGCCCATCCGCACACGGGAGATGTCGCCTACCTCTTCCCGATCACCGCCGATATCGACCGGGTGCCGGCCGGGCACCGCTGCCGGGTCTACCGCACGGCCGACGCGGGCGACAGCTGGCAGGCACTGAACGAGGGTCTGCCGGACGAGGACCATTACGGCACGGTGCTCAGGGACGCGCTCTCCGTCGACGGCGCCGATCCCGCCGGGGTGTATTTCGGCAACCGCAACGGCGAGCTGTACGCCAGCGCGGACGACGGCGACAGCTGGCAGCAACTCGCCGCCCATCTGCCGGACGTGCTGTGTGTGCGGGCGGCCGCGGTGGCCTGA
- a CDS encoding NADH:flavin oxidoreductase/NADH oxidase: MSALFEPITLRALTVPNRLWMAPMCQYSAAPEGPAEGAPGDWHFQHLAARAAGGTGLILTEATAVSPEGRISPYDLGLWNDTQTEAFRRITSFLKDQGTTPGIQIAHAGRKGSTERTWVDRGAPILPGQRYGWEPVGPSPVPFGEGFAAPAELTVAQIQEIVAQFRATARRALAAGFEVAEIHGAHGYLINQFLSPFTNRRTDTYGGSYENRTRFALEVVDAVREVWPDELPVFFRISATDWLTEDESDAREGWTADDTVRFARELREHGIDLLDTSTGGNAPDAKISTGPGYQVPFAERVKKESGLAVGAVGLITEARQAEKIIADGQADAVLLGRELLRSPSFAQHAARELGARVAVPQQYHMAV, encoded by the coding sequence GTGAGCGCACTCTTCGAGCCCATCACCCTTCGCGCGCTGACCGTTCCGAACCGCCTCTGGATGGCACCCATGTGCCAGTACTCCGCGGCTCCCGAGGGCCCGGCGGAAGGGGCACCCGGCGACTGGCACTTCCAGCACCTGGCCGCGCGGGCGGCGGGCGGCACCGGCCTCATCCTCACGGAGGCCACCGCCGTGAGCCCCGAGGGGCGCATCAGCCCGTACGACCTCGGCCTGTGGAACGACACCCAGACCGAGGCCTTCCGGCGCATCACCAGCTTCCTCAAGGACCAGGGCACGACCCCGGGCATCCAGATCGCCCATGCGGGTCGGAAGGGTTCCACCGAGCGCACCTGGGTGGACCGTGGCGCGCCGATCCTCCCCGGGCAGCGGTACGGCTGGGAGCCGGTCGGGCCGAGCCCGGTGCCGTTCGGCGAGGGGTTCGCGGCACCAGCCGAGCTCACCGTGGCGCAGATCCAGGAGATCGTCGCGCAGTTCCGGGCAACGGCCCGGCGGGCGCTGGCGGCAGGCTTCGAGGTGGCCGAGATCCACGGTGCGCACGGCTACTTGATCAACCAGTTCCTTTCGCCCTTCACCAACCGGCGCACCGACACGTACGGCGGCTCGTACGAGAACCGGACGCGGTTCGCACTGGAGGTCGTGGACGCCGTACGGGAGGTCTGGCCCGACGAGCTGCCGGTCTTCTTCCGGATCTCGGCGACCGACTGGCTCACCGAGGACGAGAGCGACGCCCGTGAGGGCTGGACGGCCGACGACACCGTGCGCTTCGCCCGCGAGCTGCGGGAGCACGGGATCGACCTGCTGGACACCTCCACGGGCGGCAACGCGCCGGACGCGAAGATCAGCACGGGTCCCGGCTACCAGGTGCCGTTCGCCGAGCGGGTCAAGAAGGAGAGCGGTCTGGCGGTGGGCGCCGTCGGCCTGATCACCGAGGCGCGGCAGGCCGAGAAGATCATCGCGGACGGTCAGGCCGACGCCGTGCTGCTCGGCCGGGAACTCCTGCGGTCCCCCAGCTTCGCGCAGCACGCGGCACGGGAACTGGGTGCCCGCGTCGCCGTGCCGCAGCAGTACCACATGGCGGTCTGA
- a CDS encoding helix-turn-helix transcriptional regulator, which yields MPTETTSRRAPSGSRSLEHPARADIRLADVLHALADPVRLRIVCALAAAEGELNCADIELPVSKSTCTHHFRVLREHGVIQQLYRGTAKMNALRRADLEALFPGLIDGVLRAADLQAGRLGEE from the coding sequence ATGCCGACCGAAACGACCTCCAGGCGGGCTCCGTCGGGTTCCCGGTCGCTGGAGCACCCGGCCCGTGCGGACATCAGGCTGGCCGATGTCCTGCATGCGCTCGCCGACCCCGTACGACTGCGGATCGTCTGCGCGCTGGCGGCCGCCGAGGGGGAGCTGAACTGCGCGGACATCGAACTCCCGGTCAGCAAGTCGACCTGCACCCACCACTTCAGGGTGCTGCGCGAGCACGGTGTCATCCAGCAGCTCTACCGCGGCACGGCCAAGATGAACGCGCTGCGCCGGGCCGACCTGGAAGCGCTCTTCCCCGGCCTGATCGACGGTGTGCTCCGGGCGGCGGATCTGCAGGCCGGCCGCCTCGGCGAGGAGTAG
- a CDS encoding FAD-dependent oxidoreductase produces MLRVAVIGSGPSGVYTAQSLIEQQTVPDIEVYVLDRLPCPYGLVRYGVAPDHEKIKSLQNNLRTVLEHPRVRFLGNVEAGAPGLGVAELREIFDAVVFCVGAATDRHLGIPGEELPGSRPATEFVAWYSAHPDAATVRFTLAARSALVIGVGNVAVDVARMLSRGAAELAATDMPQGPLGALADSRVQDVWMVGRRGPSQAKFTTKELRELGSLPDTEVCVRPEELALDPAYRDPGGLPAVGRRNIEVLRGWAERPVAQAATSAGPDTGATDGRGRRIHLRFFLRPVEVLGDATGVRAVRFERTTPDGHGGVTGTGEFEEIEGQLVLRSVGYRGTPMPGLPFDETTGTVPHQEGRVLRDGAPLPGVYVAGWIKRGPTGVIGTNRPCAKETARSLLADAPALAAHEAAEDPVAALIRAGQRPVPWPGWLAIEAAEAEWGRGLGRGTVKLPDWAGLLEAAGSAEPTR; encoded by the coding sequence GTGCTTCGTGTCGCAGTGATCGGTTCTGGACCCAGCGGCGTCTACACCGCCCAGTCCCTGATCGAGCAGCAGACCGTACCGGACATCGAGGTGTACGTCCTGGACCGGCTGCCCTGCCCGTACGGTCTGGTGCGCTACGGCGTCGCGCCGGACCACGAGAAGATCAAATCGCTGCAGAACAATCTGCGTACGGTGCTGGAGCACCCCAGGGTGCGCTTCCTGGGGAACGTCGAGGCCGGAGCGCCGGGGCTGGGCGTCGCGGAACTGCGCGAGATCTTCGATGCGGTGGTGTTCTGCGTGGGCGCCGCCACCGACCGGCATCTGGGCATCCCCGGCGAGGAGCTGCCCGGCAGCCGTCCGGCGACCGAGTTCGTCGCCTGGTACAGCGCACATCCGGACGCGGCCACCGTTCGCTTCACCCTCGCGGCACGGTCCGCCCTGGTGATCGGTGTGGGGAATGTGGCGGTGGACGTGGCGCGGATGCTGTCCCGTGGTGCCGCCGAGCTTGCCGCCACCGATATGCCGCAGGGCCCGCTGGGCGCGCTGGCGGACAGCCGCGTCCAGGACGTCTGGATGGTCGGCCGACGCGGCCCCTCCCAGGCCAAGTTCACCACCAAGGAGCTTCGGGAGCTGGGCTCCCTCCCGGATACCGAGGTGTGCGTACGGCCCGAGGAGCTGGCGCTGGATCCGGCGTACCGGGATCCGGGCGGGCTGCCCGCGGTGGGGCGGCGGAACATCGAGGTGCTGCGCGGCTGGGCGGAGCGGCCGGTGGCACAGGCGGCGACTTCGGCGGGCCCGGACACGGGGGCCACCGATGGCCGTGGGCGCCGTATTCATCTGCGGTTCTTCCTGCGCCCGGTCGAAGTGCTCGGGGATGCCACCGGGGTGCGCGCGGTCCGGTTCGAGCGGACGACACCCGACGGGCACGGCGGAGTGACGGGCACCGGCGAATTCGAGGAGATCGAGGGGCAGTTGGTGCTGCGTTCGGTCGGCTACCGGGGGACGCCGATGCCCGGCCTGCCGTTCGACGAGACGACCGGGACGGTGCCGCACCAGGAGGGACGGGTGCTGCGGGACGGGGCGCCACTGCCCGGTGTGTATGTGGCCGGCTGGATCAAACGGGGCCCCACGGGGGTGATCGGCACGAACCGGCCGTGCGCCAAGGAGACCGCGCGGTCGCTGCTGGCCGACGCCCCTGCACTGGCGGCGCACGAGGCGGCCGAGGACCCGGTGGCCGCGCTGATCCGGGCGGGGCAGCGGCCGGTCCCGTGGCCGGGCTGGCTGGCCATCGAGGCGGCCGAGGCGGAGTGGGGCCGCGGGCTGGGCCGTGGCACCGTCAAACTCCCGGACTGGGCAGGGTTGTTGGAAGCGGCCGGATCGGCGGAGCCGACCCGCTGA
- a CDS encoding DUF6214 family protein, translating to MWELRAHGSAAPAPALDSATPEGPSGSRGPGCPLPRLDPLGPWCSARLTFADGARVDVLVTASDDHLTVEDVRADPPLTLAGLTDLARWIEGPLDDAFRSATGRPHRTRPAPRQAGPLTTSVTTGGEPDGSPQTGQRTESAPEPADAGQGATAGGSAAPATQGEAASGEGATGGEAAASALSAASVTSTTPTAAPVCASSAPSESSAPLGASALSESSGPSTSSESPEPSVSEPSVSGSATASDPSTSPGPSAAAPASGRARSPVLARSRAGERRRVAADAYRRAQREGSDPVLAVMLATGRNRRRALRLIAGARDEGLLTPRHNKR from the coding sequence ATGTGGGAGCTGCGGGCGCACGGCTCGGCCGCGCCCGCTCCCGCCCTCGACTCCGCCACCCCGGAGGGGCCCTCCGGATCCCGGGGTCCCGGGTGCCCGCTGCCCCGGCTCGATCCGCTGGGCCCCTGGTGCAGCGCCCGGCTGACGTTCGCCGACGGCGCCCGGGTCGATGTCCTCGTGACGGCCTCCGACGACCACCTCACCGTCGAGGACGTACGGGCCGACCCGCCGCTGACGCTCGCCGGTCTGACCGACCTGGCCCGCTGGATCGAAGGCCCGCTGGACGACGCCTTCCGGTCCGCCACCGGGCGGCCGCACAGGACCCGGCCCGCACCCCGGCAGGCCGGCCCGCTGACCACCTCGGTGACCACGGGCGGGGAGCCGGACGGCAGTCCGCAGACCGGGCAGCGGACGGAGTCGGCGCCGGAGCCGGCGGATGCCGGACAGGGGGCGACGGCAGGAGGGTCCGCGGCACCTGCGACGCAGGGGGAGGCCGCGTCGGGGGAGGGGGCGACAGGAGGGGAGGCCGCCGCGTCTGCCCTGTCCGCCGCGTCCGTTACATCCACTACGCCGACGGCCGCCCCGGTCTGCGCGTCATCGGCACCGTCGGAGTCATCGGCACCGTTGGGGGCATCGGCACTGTCGGAGTCGTCAGGGCCATCGACGTCATCAGAGTCGCCCGAGCCGTCGGTGTCCGAGCCGTCGGTGTCCGGGTCGGCGACGGCGTCCGACCCCTCGACGTCACCCGGGCCGTCCGCCGCGGCCCCGGCGTCCGGGCGTGCCCGTTCCCCCGTCCTCGCCCGGTCGCGGGCCGGTGAGCGTCGCAGGGTCGCCGCGGACGCGTACCGCCGGGCCCAGCGGGAGGGGAGCGATCCCGTGCTGGCCGTCATGCTTGCCACCGGCCGTAATCGCCGAAGAGCGCTACGTCTGATCGCCGGCGCCCGCGACGAAGGGCTCCTGACGCCACGTCACAACAAGCGCTGA
- a CDS encoding TetR/AcrR family transcriptional regulator: MSPRSASVNEELRRRSRERLLQATVELVGERGFEATTLGDIAQRAGAARGLVSYYFPGKQQLLQSAVHRLMHLTLQAALERTPRPSGPAAGRELLARAIDAILGLAHDRPLLMRTHMAGILTADGFIQCPEQQRLAQLLRETVVAYGSSDPDADYPLLRALLMGAVVAMLLPGAPMPRVRLRAELFQRYALDWELGAPPADGEVQAP; this comes from the coding sequence ATGTCCCCTCGCAGCGCATCGGTCAATGAAGAATTGCGGCGGCGGTCCCGCGAGCGGCTGCTGCAGGCGACGGTCGAGCTGGTGGGAGAGCGCGGCTTCGAGGCCACGACGCTCGGAGACATCGCCCAGCGGGCGGGGGCGGCGCGAGGGCTGGTGTCGTACTACTTCCCCGGCAAACAGCAGCTCCTCCAGTCCGCCGTGCACCGGCTGATGCATCTCACACTGCAGGCCGCACTGGAGCGCACCCCGCGGCCGAGCGGGCCGGCGGCGGGGCGGGAGCTGCTGGCGCGGGCCATCGACGCGATCCTGGGCCTCGCGCATGACCGCCCGCTGCTGATGCGGACGCATATGGCGGGAATCCTGACGGCTGACGGATTCATCCAGTGCCCCGAGCAGCAACGGCTGGCCCAGTTGCTGCGCGAGACGGTGGTGGCGTACGGCTCCTCGGACCCCGATGCCGACTATCCGCTGCTGCGGGCGCTGCTGATGGGTGCGGTGGTGGCGATGCTGCTGCCGGGAGCCCCGATGCCGCGCGTGCGACTGCGCGCCGAGCTGTTCCAACGGTATGCATTGGACTGGGAGTTGGGCGCACCACCTGCCGACGGCGAGGTGCAGGCCCCCTGA